The Treponema medium genome has a window encoding:
- the ruvA gene encoding Holliday junction branch migration protein RuvA, with amino-acid sequence MFNSISGTLTGKTAESIYIETNGIEWEVFVSALSADRFGTAGSTVRVYTWLYHREDQMRLFGFLTPAERSLFLDLTKVDGIGPKQALKILSGLDSAALEAALEAGDVAQLQSIPGIGKKTAQKMVLTLKGQLTGLHDTGRAETAKKSEFEDIITALINMGYDRKRAAETVESVAQSMRAKGIDPAAKEEELFRTAIVNLSST; translated from the coding sequence ATGTTTAACAGCATCAGCGGAACACTGACCGGTAAAACGGCGGAGTCCATCTACATAGAAACCAATGGCATTGAATGGGAAGTTTTTGTATCCGCCCTGAGTGCAGACCGATTCGGAACTGCGGGGAGCACGGTACGGGTCTATACATGGCTCTATCATCGGGAAGATCAGATGAGGCTTTTCGGCTTTTTAACACCGGCGGAGCGGAGTCTTTTTTTGGATTTAACAAAGGTTGATGGGATTGGCCCGAAACAAGCGCTGAAAATTCTTTCCGGTCTTGACAGCGCAGCATTGGAAGCGGCTCTTGAGGCAGGAGATGTTGCACAGCTGCAAAGTATCCCCGGTATCGGCAAGAAAACAGCGCAAAAGATGGTGCTTACTCTGAAAGGTCAACTTACAGGATTGCACGACACGGGACGGGCGGAAACCGCAAAAAAATCGGAGTTTGAGGATATCATCACTGCTCTTATCAATATGGGATACGATCGAAAGCGTGCTGCAGAAACGGTAGAATCGGTTGCGCAATCCATGCGCGCGAAAGGTATTGATCCTGCTGCAAAAGAAGAAGAGTTATTCCGTACTGCGATTGTCAATTTAAGTTCAACATAG
- the folD gene encoding bifunctional methylenetetrahydrofolate dehydrogenase/methenyltetrahydrofolate cyclohydrolase FolD: protein MAQIIDGKKLAEALTEAVTQENAAYCKEHPQPCLAIVSSGSDPASQVYIKTKVRALEKAGMQSRIIPYSETISEQELTACVQTLNADNTVDGILIQLPLPYPLDSRRILAPLDPAKDVDGFTPENLGRLLTGSSGFIPCTPQGIMYALRQYGIPLSGAHAVIVGRSAIVGKPLSALLTAADATVTLCHSKTKDLAALTRQADILIAAAGHPALITGSMIKKGAAVIDVGINRLPDPTAPKGSRLTGDVDFESAAEQAGWITPVPGGVGPLTVAMVLRNTMRAAQLRHGCLPEAETGAGLNTGAAGC from the coding sequence ATGGCACAGATTATAGACGGCAAAAAATTAGCCGAAGCATTGACCGAAGCGGTAACACAAGAAAACGCCGCATATTGTAAAGAACATCCGCAGCCCTGCCTCGCGATTGTATCATCGGGAAGCGATCCCGCCTCACAGGTGTACATTAAAACGAAGGTGCGGGCACTGGAAAAAGCAGGTATGCAGAGCAGAATTATTCCGTATTCCGAAACAATCAGCGAACAGGAATTAACAGCATGCGTACAAACCCTGAATGCTGACAATACCGTTGACGGCATTTTGATTCAGCTACCCCTTCCCTACCCGCTGGATAGCAGACGGATATTGGCGCCGCTCGATCCGGCTAAAGACGTCGATGGGTTTACACCTGAAAATTTGGGACGATTGCTTACCGGCAGCTCAGGCTTTATCCCCTGTACACCGCAGGGAATTATGTATGCGCTGCGGCAATACGGCATACCGCTCAGCGGCGCTCATGCAGTTATTGTCGGGCGCTCTGCGATTGTCGGGAAGCCTCTCTCAGCCCTACTCACTGCGGCGGATGCAACCGTTACACTCTGCCACAGTAAAACGAAAGACCTTGCCGCACTGACACGGCAAGCTGATATTTTGATTGCGGCTGCGGGACATCCGGCGCTCATTACCGGCAGCATGATAAAAAAAGGCGCCGCAGTTATCGACGTGGGAATTAACCGCCTCCCCGATCCTACTGCACCCAAAGGCAGCAGACTGACCGGCGATGTTGACTTTGAAAGCGCCGCTGAGCAAGCCGGCTGGATTACCCCGGTTCCCGGCGGTGTCGGTCCGTTAACCGTAGCAATGGTGTTGCGAAATACCATGCGTGCCGCACAGCTCCGACACGGTTGCTTGCCGGAAGCGGAAACCGGAGCAGGGCTTAATACAGGCGCTGCCGGATGCTAG
- a CDS encoding ABC transporter ATP-binding protein, whose translation MDTYKRLLKYTPEKIHCAYISVVCATLGVASQMGAFWFLWKFLYALLVTKSVTDGSMYATVIVSLLAGYSVVYFCALWASHVLGFRLESNLRKTAINHLMNASFAFFDMNPSGKIRKLIDDNAQETHMLVAHLIPDNISALFTPIFMFIIVFAVDVKLGLLLVAVALIGGAQMMFMMGNKDFMRKYQAALERMNAEAVEYVRGMQIVKIFRSTVESFKAFYEAITGYSDLAYKYTLSCRTPYVMFQVLFNLFAVFTIPAAIYFMNKGADANLIIAKLVFFVCIAGVLFSAFMRVMYVGMYNFQAKSVVDKLENLFADMEKDNLEHGTEETFENFGIEFKNVSFGYTEEKILNDVSFTLEPNKTYALVGSSGGGKSTIAKLISGFYKINSGEILIGGKNISLYSRNALMRSIAFVFQTSKLFKTSIFENVKMGNKHASDEEVMTALRLARCEDILAKFPEREKTVIGSKGVHLSGGEIQRVAIARAILKNADIIILDEASAAADPENEYEIQQAFSNLMKNKTVIMIAHRLSSIKNVDEILVVEDGNIAERGSDAELMQKGGKYSHLQRLYSKANDWRV comes from the coding sequence ATGGACACATATAAAAGATTATTAAAATATACGCCGGAGAAAATACACTGTGCGTATATTTCGGTAGTGTGCGCTACGCTGGGAGTTGCTTCTCAGATGGGTGCATTTTGGTTTTTATGGAAGTTTTTGTACGCGCTTTTAGTTACCAAAAGTGTTACGGACGGATCGATGTACGCAACGGTGATTGTTTCGCTGTTGGCAGGTTATTCGGTTGTATATTTCTGCGCTTTGTGGGCATCGCACGTGCTTGGGTTCAGGCTTGAATCGAATTTGCGCAAAACGGCAATCAATCATTTGATGAATGCATCGTTTGCCTTTTTTGATATGAACCCGTCGGGAAAAATCCGGAAGCTGATCGACGACAATGCACAGGAGACGCATATGCTGGTTGCGCATTTAATTCCCGATAATATTTCCGCATTGTTTACGCCGATTTTTATGTTTATCATTGTATTTGCAGTTGATGTAAAACTCGGTCTTTTGCTGGTTGCCGTTGCTCTTATCGGCGGTGCGCAGATGATGTTTATGATGGGCAATAAAGATTTTATGCGGAAGTATCAAGCAGCGTTAGAGCGGATGAATGCCGAAGCAGTTGAATATGTCCGCGGTATGCAAATTGTAAAAATCTTTAGAAGCACGGTTGAATCTTTTAAAGCGTTTTACGAAGCGATTACCGGCTATTCCGATTTAGCATACAAGTACACGCTCAGCTGCCGTACGCCATACGTGATGTTTCAAGTGCTGTTTAATCTGTTCGCGGTATTCACCATTCCTGCTGCTATTTATTTTATGAACAAGGGGGCGGACGCTAACCTCATCATTGCAAAGCTTGTCTTTTTTGTCTGTATCGCCGGTGTGCTTTTTTCGGCATTTATGCGCGTGATGTATGTCGGCATGTATAACTTTCAGGCAAAAAGCGTTGTAGATAAACTCGAAAATCTTTTTGCAGACATGGAAAAGGATAACCTTGAACACGGTACGGAAGAAACCTTTGAGAACTTCGGTATCGAATTTAAAAACGTATCGTTCGGCTACACGGAAGAAAAGATTTTAAATGATGTCAGTTTTACCTTGGAACCGAATAAAACTTATGCACTGGTCGGCTCATCAGGCGGAGGAAAGAGTACAATAGCAAAATTGATTTCGGGTTTTTACAAAATAAATTCGGGTGAAATTTTAATCGGCGGAAAAAATATTTCGTTATATTCACGGAATGCGCTAATGCGCAGTATCGCCTTTGTGTTTCAAACCTCGAAACTCTTTAAAACAAGTATTTTTGAAAATGTCAAAATGGGAAATAAACATGCAAGTGATGAAGAGGTGATGACTGCGCTTCGGCTTGCCCGCTGCGAAGATATTTTAGCAAAATTCCCCGAACGTGAAAAAACGGTTATCGGTTCAAAGGGTGTACACTTATCCGGCGGAGAAATTCAGCGTGTTGCGATTGCCCGCGCGATTTTGAAAAATGCAGATATCATTATTCTGGATGAGGCATCCGCCGCTGCCGACCCGGAAAACGAATACGAAATTCAGCAGGCGTTTTCCAATTTGATGAAAAACAAAACGGTTATTATGATTGCACACCGGTTAAGCTCGATTAAAAATGTCGACGAGATTTTGGTTGTCGAAGACGGAAATATCGCCGAACGCGGCAGCGATGCGGAGCTGATGCAGAAGGGTGGTAAATACAGCCATCTACAACGATTGTATTCTAAGGCAAATGACTGGAGAGTCTAG
- a CDS encoding adenylate/guanylate cyclase domain-containing protein: MDTVSLNNLVFSNAENGSVELDASTLAGLKKMPVDIFDNVYVGDVKPHALILCVDVRGFSSFLCSHDEKAVFSLITSFTSNFLSCVNQFGYGCSYYKLLGDGALVIWDETTPTTLGEAIMVFQTYTEFLGEELFRPYPELGLGGALVMEQVYKYEISAEASALKYRDYVGYGINLACRLQGLAQKSELIINKKLADLNALTTVTKDAPALLEEAKRLKGVFVEDKYPLYFYAGVNPANTFGL, from the coding sequence ATGGATACAGTATCGCTTAATAACCTGGTATTTTCTAATGCTGAAAACGGATCCGTTGAACTGGATGCTTCAACTCTTGCCGGATTAAAAAAGATGCCGGTCGATATATTCGATAACGTATATGTCGGTGATGTAAAACCTCATGCGCTTATCCTTTGTGTTGACGTACGTGGATTCAGCAGTTTTCTTTGTTCACATGATGAAAAGGCAGTGTTTTCGCTTATCACCTCGTTTACTTCAAACTTTTTATCTTGTGTAAACCAATTCGGATATGGATGTTCATACTATAAACTCCTTGGAGATGGCGCTTTAGTTATTTGGGACGAAACGACGCCAACAACGCTAGGTGAAGCGATTATGGTATTTCAAACCTATACTGAGTTCCTCGGCGAAGAGTTGTTTAGGCCATATCCCGAATTAGGGCTTGGCGGCGCCTTAGTGATGGAACAGGTATATAAGTATGAAATTTCTGCAGAAGCGTCCGCCTTAAAATATCGTGATTATGTCGGTTACGGTATAAATCTTGCCTGTCGATTGCAAGGGCTTGCGCAAAAATCGGAATTGATTATCAATAAGAAACTTGCAGACCTTAATGCCTTAACAACGGTAACTAAAGATGCTCCGGCACTGCTGGAAGAGGCAAAGCGGTTGAAAGGTGTTTTTGTTGAAGATAAATATCCGTTATATTTTTACGCAGGTGTAAATCCGGCAAACACTTTCGGGTTATAA
- a CDS encoding GntR family transcriptional regulator → MSDKKESLIGGVVVKTLTYKEQAYELIKDAVLFNRFRVGAIYSQDEICEELGISRTPVREALLELQKEGYVAFARGRGVKVVPVTDEIAKDILEIRLLTEQNNAYLAAARANDQSVKDIFNCLQNLEDQLETRDGINNPDASVGVQCSMFRIVCSIRWLQSALIPFVTTQASGY, encoded by the coding sequence ATGTCTGATAAAAAAGAGTCTTTGATAGGCGGTGTAGTTGTAAAAACTTTGACATACAAAGAACAAGCTTATGAACTTATAAAAGATGCTGTTTTATTTAACCGGTTTAGAGTCGGAGCCATATACTCGCAAGATGAAATATGCGAAGAGCTCGGTATCAGCAGAACGCCTGTACGGGAAGCCTTGTTAGAATTACAAAAAGAAGGCTATGTTGCTTTTGCACGGGGGAGAGGCGTAAAAGTTGTTCCGGTTACCGATGAAATCGCCAAAGATATTTTAGAGATACGGTTATTAACGGAACAAAATAATGCTTATCTTGCGGCAGCACGGGCAAATGATCAGAGTGTAAAAGATATTTTTAACTGCTTACAAAATCTTGAAGATCAACTGGAAACAAGAGATGGAATCAACAACCCCGACGCAAGCGTCGGGGTACAATGCTCAATGTTTCGCATTGTATGTTCTATAAGGTGGTTGCAGTCGGCTTTAATACCCTTTGTTACGACGCAAGCGTCGGGGTATTAA
- the murG gene encoding undecaprenyldiphospho-muramoylpentapeptide beta-N-acetylglucosaminyltransferase: protein MSCVIFTGGGTGGHIFPGIAVAEVFKRETGIPIVWIGSNNGTDRSYVCSADIPFYGIPAGKLRRYFSLENLIDVFKIIGGFFASLIILLRLKPCFVFSKGGFVSVPPCAAARCLKIPVITHECDFSPGLATKINTRFAAQIFVSYTKTASFFPNAVQRKITVTGNPVRMRFYEANVDAGKAFIQYTGDKPILFIQGGSLGALQINVLVEQTILFLAESFFVVHQTGAQHRAQGERIKKRLKEERPDLSGQYKPYPFIVEQMPDVLAASDLVMSRAGANTIWEAAAAGKPMLLLPLEKGSSRGDQIENADFFTEQGAAITLSGKDTTPDVLCSVLTRLLENPEELQAMAQASAALADEKPAVKIAHLLQQWITE from the coding sequence ATGAGTTGTGTTATATTTACCGGCGGCGGTACCGGAGGGCATATATTCCCCGGTATTGCCGTTGCTGAAGTGTTTAAAAGAGAGACAGGGATACCGATTGTCTGGATAGGTTCCAATAACGGTACCGATCGATCCTATGTATGCAGTGCGGATATCCCTTTTTACGGAATACCGGCAGGAAAGCTGCGTCGGTATTTCAGTCTTGAAAACCTTATCGATGTGTTTAAAATTATCGGGGGCTTTTTCGCCTCGTTGATTATCCTTTTAAGACTGAAGCCCTGTTTCGTGTTTTCTAAAGGAGGCTTTGTGTCGGTGCCGCCGTGTGCTGCAGCGCGGTGTCTCAAGATTCCTGTTATTACGCATGAATGTGATTTTTCTCCCGGACTTGCCACAAAAATAAACACCCGATTTGCCGCTCAAATTTTTGTTTCATACACAAAAACGGCAAGTTTTTTTCCAAATGCAGTGCAGCGTAAAATTACCGTTACGGGAAATCCCGTTAGAATGCGTTTTTATGAAGCCAATGTAGATGCAGGAAAAGCATTTATTCAATATACCGGAGATAAGCCGATTCTGTTTATACAGGGAGGAAGCCTCGGTGCACTTCAGATCAATGTATTGGTAGAGCAAACAATTCTCTTTTTAGCAGAGTCTTTTTTTGTTGTGCACCAAACCGGCGCTCAGCACCGTGCCCAAGGAGAACGAATTAAAAAACGGTTAAAGGAAGAACGGCCTGATTTGAGCGGTCAATATAAACCGTATCCTTTTATCGTTGAGCAAATGCCGGATGTCCTCGCTGCCTCCGATCTTGTGATGTCGCGCGCTGGTGCCAATACCATCTGGGAAGCTGCGGCGGCAGGGAAACCGATGCTTTTATTGCCGCTTGAAAAAGGCAGCAGCCGCGGCGATCAAATTGAAAATGCAGATTTTTTTACCGAACAAGGGGCGGCAATCACCCTTTCCGGTAAAGATACAACGCCGGACGTGCTTTGCAGCGTATTAACTCGGCTTTTAGAAAATCCTGAAGAGTTACAAGCGATGGCTCAAGCATCGGCGGCTCTTGCCGATGAAAAACCGGCAGTCAAAATTGCGCATCTTTTACAACAATGGATAACAGAATGA
- a CDS encoding 6-hydroxymethylpterin diphosphokinase MptE-like protein gives MAQIAALQIPDSTLILCLSPVLGYGLKELAEKLPASSYILALECDQVLMRFSLDHYDFSPFAQQRFSYIRTDSVAEVLKKIEALPLFPFKKCIALSFSGGVQLNQTFYDEVRLYADEVISRFWKNRITLMHLGRNYAHNTFRNLLSLARSLAKSSARPMTGSLASSPESSPAESPAWCVPSSKRNFQLLTGDERIRKPLLIAGAGPSLDTARDFIIKNRNSFFLLAVDAAAAALLPDIQPDAIVLVESQYWIDSAFIGLHKYGIPIFADLTASPRALQACGGNVYFFCTEYARLKYLERLYQTLHPLTLPPMGSVGLTAIQLALSLTAPHLPVLHTGLDFAWQNGLTHAAGSSPIKKLFAEINRTESPYKLSVSTGMQCISGKRGLSYWTTPVLSGYAELYRHTFAGNERVIDIGTEGCFLNGRQADMTEAELILTDAGNRLTIDTDSRQAAAEIPNSRTEVSNAGVPDAGVPVVGTGKSNINADGRLFAFACKSDTANERYEALNAYLTGEAEALTVLNDHLQGKRLISEHTMKQLFAERDYLYSHFPDAARGYSLDLGFLKRAGIELRYLLKILS, from the coding sequence ATGGCGCAGATTGCAGCGTTGCAGATACCCGATTCTACATTAATACTCTGCCTTTCGCCGGTACTCGGATACGGACTGAAAGAATTGGCGGAAAAGCTGCCGGCTTCTTCCTATATCCTTGCACTAGAATGCGATCAAGTATTGATGCGGTTCTCGCTTGATCATTACGATTTCTCCCCATTTGCACAGCAAAGGTTTTCTTATATCCGAACGGATTCGGTTGCAGAGGTGTTGAAAAAGATAGAAGCCTTACCGCTGTTTCCCTTTAAAAAATGTATTGCGCTTTCCTTTTCAGGAGGGGTTCAGTTGAATCAAACCTTTTATGATGAGGTGCGCTTATATGCAGATGAGGTAATTTCTCGGTTCTGGAAAAACAGGATAACGCTGATGCACCTCGGCAGGAATTACGCACATAATACATTCCGCAATCTCCTCTCGCTGGCGAGATCGCTTGCAAAATCGTCGGCGAGACCGATGACGGGATCACTCGCAAGCTCGCCGGAGAGTTCTCCGGCGGAGTCTCCGGCATGGTGTGTGCCGTCGAGTAAGAGGAATTTCCAGTTGCTCACCGGCGATGAGCGTATCCGCAAGCCTCTTTTGATTGCAGGCGCCGGACCATCGCTGGATACTGCGCGGGATTTTATCATCAAGAATAGAAACTCCTTTTTTTTACTTGCAGTGGATGCCGCGGCTGCAGCGCTTTTACCCGATATTCAACCTGATGCAATAGTATTGGTGGAATCTCAGTATTGGATTGATTCAGCGTTCATCGGCTTGCACAAATACGGCATACCGATCTTTGCCGATCTGACGGCTTCTCCCCGTGCGCTGCAAGCATGCGGCGGAAATGTATACTTTTTTTGCACCGAGTATGCTCGATTGAAGTATTTGGAACGTCTCTATCAGACGCTGCATCCGCTTACTCTTCCGCCGATGGGTTCGGTAGGATTGACGGCAATACAGCTTGCCTTATCACTGACTGCCCCTCACCTGCCCGTACTGCATACCGGTTTGGATTTTGCATGGCAAAACGGTCTTACCCATGCCGCCGGAAGCAGCCCCATAAAAAAACTCTTTGCGGAAATAAACCGCACCGAATCGCCGTATAAGCTCAGTGTTTCTACCGGTATGCAGTGTATTTCCGGAAAGCGAGGACTTTCCTATTGGACAACGCCGGTGCTTTCCGGCTACGCAGAACTGTACCGCCATACCTTCGCCGGAAATGAGCGGGTTATCGACATTGGAACGGAAGGCTGCTTTCTGAACGGACGACAAGCTGATATGACCGAAGCGGAGCTGATACTTACCGATGCTGGTAACCGGCTTACAATAGATACGGATAGCCGACAGGCTGCAGCAGAAATACCGAATAGCAGAACCGAAGTCTCGAATGCGGGTGTGCCGGATGCAGGCGTGCCGGTTGTCGGTACCGGCAAATCGAATATAAATGCGGACGGGAGGCTTTTTGCTTTCGCTTGTAAATCAGACACTGCAAACGAACGATATGAAGCGCTCAATGCCTATCTTACCGGTGAAGCAGAAGCCCTGACTGTACTGAATGATCACTTACAGGGTAAGCGCTTGATATCGGAACACACGATGAAACAACTCTTCGCAGAGCGTGACTATCTGTACAGCCACTTCCCCGATGCAGCACGGGGCTATTCGCTTGACCTCGGTTTTCTAAAGCGGGCAGGTATCGAGCTGCGATATCTGTTAAAGATTCTCAGCTAA
- a CDS encoding ABC transporter ATP-binding protein — MTKLQKWFGVTESGAKGIVTASVWSMFADVAFILPMFVMMFFLQSYFDGTLRSAGFYIGIIAALAVVMYVLVHINYNTLYTATFKECKELRVNIADRLKELPLAYFSKHDVSDLSQTVMTDVATIEHALSHAIPQTIGLIFYLIIIGAVMITAHPGLGLCVFVPIIISFILLILSKKIQIRETTRDFHKQRERTEFFQEAIELQQEIKSYGLTEDTMEKLNRNVDEAEKLHLTVEAHQAIPLNIALLFLKFSIGVTVFFGLKMYLAGTASLLYLIGYIIAASRVVDAVAGVEANLAEMMYIDARVKRINELRETKTQEGEPASLQHYGIQFKDVEFSYNDGQKIIDGISFTAEQNKVTALVGPSGCGKTTVLRLASRLYDYGKGQILIDGKDIATIDTDSLFDKISIVFQDVGLFNTSIMENIRVGNKNASDDEVKEAARLANCAEFIEALPDGYNTVIGENGSRLSGGERQRLSIARALLKNAPIIILDEISASLDVENEMKIQESLNTLIKGKTVIIISHRLKSIENADKIIVMNKGKVDAEGTHAELLQKSALYRSMIEKSSVTEKYTY; from the coding sequence ATGACTAAACTACAAAAATGGTTCGGGGTAACCGAATCGGGGGCAAAAGGGATTGTTACGGCGTCGGTATGGTCGATGTTTGCGGATGTCGCATTTATTTTACCGATGTTTGTGATGATGTTTTTTTTGCAAAGTTATTTTGACGGGACCTTGCGGTCAGCGGGATTTTATATCGGTATTATTGCTGCGCTTGCAGTTGTGATGTATGTGCTTGTGCATATCAATTACAATACGCTCTACACCGCGACATTTAAAGAATGTAAAGAACTGCGTGTGAATATTGCAGACCGGCTCAAGGAGTTGCCGCTTGCGTATTTTTCTAAACACGATGTTTCCGACTTATCGCAAACGGTAATGACCGATGTCGCTACAATCGAACATGCGCTCAGCCACGCAATTCCGCAAACAATCGGTCTTATCTTCTATTTGATTATAATCGGTGCAGTGATGATTACCGCTCATCCGGGATTAGGCTTATGCGTATTTGTTCCGATTATTATCAGTTTTATTCTCTTAATCCTGTCGAAAAAAATTCAAATACGGGAGACAACGCGGGACTTTCATAAACAGCGTGAGCGCACGGAATTTTTTCAAGAAGCGATAGAACTGCAACAGGAAATTAAAAGCTACGGGCTTACGGAAGACACAATGGAAAAATTGAACCGCAATGTTGATGAAGCAGAGAAACTACATTTAACTGTGGAAGCGCATCAAGCGATCCCCCTCAACATTGCACTATTGTTTTTAAAGTTTTCCATTGGCGTTACCGTATTTTTTGGACTGAAAATGTATTTGGCTGGCACGGCATCGCTTTTGTATCTTATCGGCTATATTATTGCAGCTTCCCGTGTTGTGGATGCGGTTGCAGGTGTTGAAGCAAACCTTGCGGAGATGATGTATATCGATGCACGGGTTAAGCGCATAAACGAGCTGCGCGAAACAAAAACGCAGGAAGGCGAACCTGCTTCTTTGCAGCATTACGGTATTCAATTTAAAGATGTTGAGTTTTCGTATAACGACGGACAAAAGATTATCGATGGTATTTCGTTTACGGCGGAACAAAATAAAGTTACCGCGCTTGTCGGTCCTTCCGGCTGCGGAAAAACAACCGTACTCCGGCTTGCGTCCCGTCTTTATGATTACGGCAAGGGACAAATCCTTATCGACGGCAAAGACATTGCAACAATTGATACCGACAGCCTTTTCGATAAAATTTCGATTGTCTTTCAGGATGTCGGGCTTTTTAATACCTCGATTATGGAAAATATCCGGGTCGGAAATAAAAATGCCAGCGATGATGAAGTAAAAGAAGCCGCCCGTCTTGCCAACTGCGCCGAGTTTATCGAAGCGCTGCCGGACGGCTACAATACGGTCATCGGCGAAAACGGCAGTAGGCTTTCCGGCGGAGAGCGTCAGCGTCTTTCCATTGCGCGCGCCCTTTTGAAAAATGCGCCGATTATCATCCTTGATGAAATCAGCGCCTCGCTCGATGTGGAAAACGAAATGAAAATACAGGAGAGCCTCAACACGCTCATAAAAGGCAAAACGGTGATTATCATTTCGCACCGCTTAAAGTCAATCGAGAACGCCGATAAAATCATCGTAATGAATAAAGGCAAAGTTGATGCGGAAGGTACGCACGCAGAGCTGTTACAAAAATCGGCGCTATACCGAAGTATGATCGAGAAGTCTTCGGTAACGGAGAAATATACCTATTGA
- a CDS encoding FCD domain-containing protein, with the protein MDHTFHRSIAKATNNKWLYRETELILDNYLRFENKSVYNNSIDAQTVFNEHLAIAEAIKKNNPDKAKRMIRKHLINSYKRTLNKIFNDEDIL; encoded by the coding sequence TTGGATCATACATTTCACAGATCAATAGCAAAAGCAACAAACAATAAATGGCTTTATCGGGAAACGGAATTGATCTTGGATAACTATCTCCGCTTTGAAAATAAATCCGTGTACAATAATTCGATTGATGCGCAAACCGTATTTAATGAACATCTTGCTATTGCAGAAGCAATTAAAAAGAACAATCCCGATAAAGCAAAACGAATGATCAGAAAACATTTGATCAATTCATATAAAAGAACGTTAAATAAAATATTTAATGATGAAGACATTCTATAG
- a CDS encoding IMPACT family protein — MLVLSRSREQAARHEPTVEPDAGVTDRAAILSEASAPIAAAEITVKKSVFRAEVFYTDNAQEAKETVKRQKDQYRDARHVVHAFVIGESGAVLGCSDDGEPAGTAGQPVLAVLKGSGITNILVTVTRWFGGTLLGTGGLVKAYSTVAKEALGKVHTEPLIQKADFICECSYEDHNPLLRAAAHLPISFAQTEFAQTVQLSGSIPLEYCNELAQLVTEITKGASSVQFLE; from the coding sequence ATGCTAGTTCTCAGCCGCAGCCGGGAGCAAGCCGCTCGACACGAACCCACTGTAGAGCCGGATGCAGGAGTAACGGATAGGGCGGCTATTTTATCCGAAGCATCGGCACCCATAGCTGCCGCAGAAATAACCGTAAAAAAATCGGTGTTCCGTGCCGAGGTGTTTTATACGGACAATGCGCAGGAAGCTAAAGAGACTGTAAAGCGGCAAAAAGACCAATACCGCGATGCACGGCACGTGGTACACGCCTTTGTTATCGGCGAAAGCGGCGCAGTACTCGGCTGCAGCGATGACGGAGAGCCGGCAGGCACAGCGGGACAGCCGGTTCTTGCCGTCTTAAAAGGAAGCGGAATTACCAATATTCTTGTAACCGTTACCCGCTGGTTCGGCGGTACTTTATTGGGAACAGGCGGCTTGGTAAAAGCCTATTCTACGGTAGCAAAAGAGGCGCTTGGCAAAGTACACACGGAGCCGCTTATTCAAAAAGCGGACTTTATATGCGAATGCAGCTATGAGGATCACAACCCGCTGCTCCGCGCCGCCGCACACCTGCCGATCAGCTTTGCACAAACGGAATTTGCACAAACCGTTCAGCTGAGCGGCTCAATTCCGCTTGAATATTGCAATGAGCTTGCTCAGCTTGTTACGGAAATCACCAAGGGCGCCTCTTCGGTGCAATTTTTAGAATAG
- a CDS encoding CvpA family protein, protein MSINILDMVLLIISIIVIIKVTVRGFVDEFFSMAAFLLAIAVAFWFYRPLSLHTRVSGLSPTAMKLIAFFMIFIIVFIAVKLLQMLISVVFDNEILNSLDHALGFFLGLFEAYIVLIIIVALLQLQPLFNVDALIAHSMIVRILVPLPVDSDNILQIIRSGI, encoded by the coding sequence ATGAGCATAAATATACTTGACATGGTGTTATTGATTATCAGCATTATTGTCATCATTAAAGTTACCGTTCGAGGTTTCGTTGATGAGTTTTTTTCAATGGCAGCTTTTTTGCTTGCAATCGCTGTAGCCTTCTGGTTTTACCGTCCGCTTTCTTTGCATACAAGAGTCAGCGGCCTTTCTCCGACTGCAATGAAACTTATCGCTTTTTTTATGATTTTTATCATAGTCTTTATTGCCGTCAAATTGTTGCAAATGTTGATATCCGTAGTTTTTGATAATGAAATTTTAAATAGCCTCGACCATGCGCTCGGATTCTTTTTAGGCTTATTTGAAGCATATATTGTCCTTATTATTATAGTAGCCCTGTTGCAATTACAGCCGCTTTTTAATGTTGATGCACTGATTGCTCATAGTATGATTGTACGGATACTGGTACCGCTTCCGGTAGACAGTGACAATATCCTACAGATAATCCGAAGCGGCATCTAA